A stretch of the Mycobacteroides immunogenum genome encodes the following:
- a CDS encoding PaaX family transcriptional regulator C-terminal domain-containing protein, with translation MDIQHVLNSGISTRSLVESMIRQDATIATGELYDVANILGMSDQQVRLCIKRLVAEGRFTQEGRGRKAILRATGTTRNTLEPDLEFVRFMYEQDRGLAGWDGRWHLVGFAIPESARATRDAMREEVMRLGAAPIQGGLYVCANSWEPRIGAAAQRLGVAEHVTTFTTTDLALGGVSGARELAERLWPIDTIAERHRRLLAVAEGVLLALRTASRTELLTLAITLAAEFTGAVEPDPLLPPQLLPQPWIGAAARAAVAACWAELAKTEADQPIRLFGWYGDAVQQLI, from the coding sequence TTGGACATCCAGCACGTCCTGAACTCCGGTATCTCCACCCGCAGCCTGGTGGAGAGCATGATCCGTCAGGATGCCACCATCGCCACCGGCGAGCTCTACGACGTTGCCAATATCCTCGGCATGAGCGACCAACAGGTTCGCCTGTGTATCAAACGCCTTGTCGCGGAGGGCCGTTTTACCCAGGAAGGGCGGGGCCGTAAGGCCATCCTGCGGGCCACCGGTACAACCAGGAACACGCTCGAGCCTGATCTGGAGTTCGTCCGTTTCATGTACGAGCAGGATCGTGGATTGGCCGGATGGGATGGCCGCTGGCACCTCGTCGGCTTCGCGATACCCGAGTCGGCGCGCGCGACCCGCGATGCGATGCGTGAAGAGGTGATGCGGCTGGGCGCCGCACCCATCCAGGGCGGCCTGTATGTATGCGCCAATTCCTGGGAGCCGAGGATCGGGGCGGCCGCGCAACGGTTGGGCGTGGCCGAGCATGTCACGACGTTCACCACGACCGACCTCGCACTCGGCGGCGTGTCCGGGGCGCGTGAACTGGCCGAGCGGCTGTGGCCGATCGACACGATCGCCGAACGTCATCGCCGGCTGCTGGCGGTGGCCGAAGGGGTGCTTCTCGCATTACGTACCGCATCGCGAACCGAATTGCTTACCCTGGCCATCACACTGGCGGCGGAGTTCACGGGGGCGGTCGAGCCAGATCCGCTCTTGCCTCCGCAGCTACTTCCGCAGCCGTGGATCGGCGCGGCCGCCCGGGCGGCCGTCGCGGCCTGTTGGGCAGAACTCGCGAAAACCGAGGCTGACCAACCCATCCGGCTATTCGGTTGGTACGGCGACGCCGTTCAGCAACTCATCTGA
- a CDS encoding alpha/beta hydrolase family protein yields MLVAAACVIALVLGTGGWIVYANDFAIREEQLTIPGSVQPLRATLALPKDGNGPFGLVVFIHGDGPADATRDGFYKPIWESFAKAGYASLSWNKPGIDGAAGNWLDQSMHDRAAEAEAAIKWARGRADIDPRRIGMWGISQGGWVVPEVAAHTPDLQFVILVGAAVNWLRQGEFNTRAKLTHQGASESEMAAALDSHNATLEPLRDNATYEQYLATQHDSDPMSADRWTFVRKNYLSDVTGILPQVKAPVLLALGDDDLNVDVNETERVYRQILPPQQLTVQRYPDASHNIVKADLDNDQDWRSTLVAVFSPRSLYAPGYLENMRLYAASQPVR; encoded by the coding sequence CTGCTCGTCGCGGCCGCATGCGTGATCGCTCTTGTCCTCGGTACCGGTGGCTGGATTGTCTACGCCAACGACTTCGCCATCCGCGAAGAACAGCTGACCATCCCCGGCTCGGTTCAGCCGCTCCGGGCGACGCTGGCGCTGCCCAAGGACGGCAACGGCCCCTTCGGTCTGGTGGTTTTCATCCACGGAGACGGGCCTGCCGATGCGACCAGAGATGGCTTCTACAAACCGATCTGGGAATCGTTCGCAAAGGCCGGCTACGCCTCCCTGTCCTGGAATAAGCCCGGAATCGATGGGGCTGCGGGCAATTGGCTGGACCAGAGCATGCACGATCGTGCCGCCGAAGCCGAGGCAGCAATCAAGTGGGCCCGCGGACGCGCCGATATAGACCCCCGACGCATCGGGATGTGGGGTATCAGCCAGGGCGGTTGGGTGGTACCGGAGGTAGCGGCGCATACACCCGATCTGCAATTTGTCATTCTGGTGGGTGCGGCGGTCAACTGGCTGCGTCAGGGCGAGTTCAATACGCGCGCCAAGCTCACGCATCAAGGCGCGTCCGAATCCGAGATGGCGGCGGCCCTGGATAGCCACAACGCGACCCTAGAGCCGCTGCGTGACAATGCGACGTACGAGCAATACCTTGCGACTCAACATGATTCCGATCCGATGTCGGCCGATCGCTGGACCTTCGTACGTAAGAACTATCTGTCGGATGTGACCGGCATACTGCCGCAGGTCAAGGCACCGGTGCTGCTCGCGCTGGGCGACGATGATCTCAACGTCGATGTCAACGAGACGGAGCGGGTTTACCGCCAAATACTGCCGCCGCAACAGTTGACGGTGCAGCGGTATCCGGATGCCTCGCACAATATCGTGAAGGCTGATCTCGACAATGATCAAGACTGGCGCTCGACGCTGGTTGCTGTGTTTTCTCCCCGATCACTCTATGCCCCTGGTTATTTGGAGAACATGCGGCTCTACGCCGCGTCACAACCCGTACGCTGA
- a CDS encoding organic hydroperoxide resistance protein, giving the protein MSTLYTAEALVTGEGRDGKGRTSDGRLDLDLAIPKEMGGSGNGTNPEQLFAIGYAACFHSALRMIGRQEKADITDSSVGARVSLGPTDNGGFALAVELEVALPNLDHDAAQQLTEKAHQVCPYSNATRGNIDVTLVVTDD; this is encoded by the coding sequence GTGAGCACTCTCTACACCGCCGAGGCATTGGTCACCGGGGAAGGCCGAGACGGCAAGGGCCGCACCTCCGATGGCCGACTCGACCTCGACCTCGCCATCCCCAAGGAGATGGGCGGCAGCGGCAATGGCACCAACCCCGAACAGCTCTTCGCGATCGGCTACGCCGCCTGCTTCCATTCCGCATTGCGGATGATCGGCCGCCAGGAAAAGGCCGACATCACGGACTCGTCAGTGGGAGCCCGAGTCTCACTGGGGCCCACCGATAACGGCGGCTTCGCCCTCGCCGTCGAGCTCGAAGTCGCCCTGCCCAACCTTGACCATGACGCAGCGCAGCAGCTGACCGAGAAGGCGCATCAGGTCTGCCCGTACTCCAACGCAACGCGCGGGAACATCGACGTCACGCTCGTGGTCACCGACGACTGA
- a CDS encoding MarR family winged helix-turn-helix transcriptional regulator — protein MTAPGLDHQLCFALYSASRAMTAVYRPILTELNLTYPQYLVLLALWEEDRATVGRLGERLHLDSGTLSPLLKRLETNGLIRRERSASDERLVEVTLTPDGRRLEQKAQCIPEKLALATGIAEREATDLRDAVRQLTDALQASLRKESA, from the coding sequence ATGACCGCGCCCGGACTGGACCATCAGTTGTGCTTCGCCCTGTACTCGGCGTCGCGTGCGATGACCGCGGTGTACCGCCCGATCCTGACCGAACTGAACCTGACCTATCCCCAGTACCTAGTCCTCTTGGCGCTATGGGAAGAGGACCGCGCCACCGTCGGCAGACTCGGCGAGCGACTACACCTGGACTCCGGCACCCTCTCCCCGCTGCTGAAGCGATTGGAGACCAACGGACTCATCCGGCGCGAACGATCCGCCTCCGACGAGCGCCTGGTCGAGGTCACGCTTACCCCGGACGGGCGGCGCCTGGAGCAGAAAGCTCAATGCATTCCCGAAAAGCTCGCCCTCGCCACCGGCATCGCCGAGCGAGAGGCCACGGACCTGCGCGACGCAGTCCGTCAACTCACCGATGCCCTACAGGCATCACTACGAAAGGAATCCGCGTGA
- a CDS encoding bifunctional glycosyltransferase family 2/GtrA family protein, translating into MTSVMQPIDTPTAPTAIRATTLDIVIPVYNEEHDLEPCVRRLHAFLANEVPYSARITIADNASTDGTLAIAHRLSSELDGVDVLHLEEKGRGRALAAAWLSSDAEVVAYCDVDLSTDLNALMPLVAPLISGHSDVAYGSRLNRNSRVVRGPKREFISRTYNLILHASLQVRFSDAQCGFKAIRTDVARQLLPLVEDKEWFFDTELLVLAERVGLRIHEVPVDWVDDPDSRVDIVDTVRKDLLGIWRLGRALMLGTLPLEELRHSLGREPLVEGVPPGMVGQLVRFGIIGVASTLAYAMLFLVLHGMVGDQVANFLALLITAVLNTSANRFFTFGVRGRRNVAKHQFQGLVIFGIGLALTSGSLVAMHHLVPDASKHLLLIVLTVANLVATLIRFIGLRWVFRSSHSR; encoded by the coding sequence GTGACCAGTGTGATGCAGCCGATCGACACCCCGACGGCACCGACCGCAATCCGCGCGACGACCCTCGACATCGTGATCCCCGTGTACAACGAGGAGCACGACCTGGAGCCGTGTGTACGGCGGCTGCACGCATTCCTGGCCAATGAGGTTCCTTACTCGGCGCGCATCACCATCGCCGACAACGCCAGCACCGACGGCACGCTGGCGATCGCGCATAGGTTGTCCAGCGAGCTCGATGGAGTCGATGTGCTGCACCTGGAGGAGAAGGGGCGCGGACGGGCACTGGCTGCGGCGTGGCTGTCCTCGGACGCCGAGGTGGTGGCCTACTGCGATGTGGACCTGTCCACCGACCTCAACGCGCTGATGCCGCTCGTCGCACCACTGATCTCCGGACACTCGGATGTCGCCTACGGCTCACGGCTCAACCGAAACTCCCGGGTGGTACGCGGCCCCAAGCGGGAGTTCATCTCGCGGACGTACAACCTGATTCTGCATGCCTCGCTGCAGGTCCGGTTCTCCGATGCGCAGTGCGGGTTCAAGGCCATTCGTACCGACGTGGCGCGTCAGCTGCTGCCGCTGGTCGAGGACAAGGAATGGTTCTTCGACACCGAACTGCTGGTGCTTGCCGAGCGGGTCGGCCTGCGGATTCATGAGGTGCCGGTCGACTGGGTGGATGACCCCGACAGCCGGGTCGACATCGTCGACACCGTGCGCAAGGACCTGCTGGGCATCTGGCGGTTAGGCCGGGCATTGATGCTCGGCACACTGCCGCTGGAGGAGCTCCGGCACAGCCTGGGCCGCGAGCCGCTCGTGGAGGGCGTGCCGCCGGGCATGGTCGGCCAGCTGGTGCGGTTCGGAATCATCGGTGTGGCAAGCACATTGGCTTACGCGATGCTGTTCCTGGTGCTACATGGCATGGTTGGCGATCAGGTGGCCAACTTCCTGGCGCTGTTGATCACCGCCGTGCTCAACACCTCGGCCAACCGGTTCTTCACCTTCGGGGTGCGGGGGCGGCGCAATGTCGCCAAGCACCAGTTCCAGGGGCTCGTCATCTTCGGCATAGGGCTGGCACTCACCAGCGGGTCGCTCGTCGCGATGCACCACCTGGTGCCCGACGCGTCGAAACACCTGCTGCTGATTGTGCTGACCGTGGCCAATCTCGTTGCCACCTTGATCCGATTTATCGGACTGCGCTGGGTATTCCGAAGCTCGCATAGCCGATGA
- a CDS encoding glycosyltransferase family 39 protein, with protein sequence MSTSPTARGFAREPLSVTLLLVGTAVAYLINLSSNGWANSFYSAAVQAGSVSWKAGFFGSSDAANSITVDKPPASLWLMELSVRVFGLSSWSILVPQVLLGVASVGLLYVTVRRYFGHGAALLAGLVLAVTPVAVLMFRFNNPDALLVFLMIAAVWAMMRGIEDGRTRWLLLVGVFVGLGFLTKQLQVLLVIPPIAVTYAIAGPVRIGKRLAQLAASAAAAVVSAGWWIIAVELWPPGSRPWIGGSPDNSILELTLGYNGLGRINGNETGSASGPREGMYGFGGHFGSEPGIGRLFQPALGGQIAWLLPTALLLAVLGIVLLRKNSRSDARRAVLIVFGVWVLTTGIVFSYMQGIFHPYYSMALTPAVAALVGAGSVLGWQEREKPWVRACLAALLVLTAAMAWLLLGRSPEFQPWLRWVIVTLAVLGLIGLAVRRYPKAVVAAALIVALAGPVAYSVQTIATPHSGALPSAGPEVKGDGFPGFPDAQFPDMPERKHRPEFEAGSKRGGSLLDGSDPGPNIVAALNDNADRYTWVAAAIGSNQASGYQLATRRPVMPIGGFNGTDPSPTLAQFQQYVADGQIHYFIAGNHGGGGFGAPGSETSKSIQDWVEKTFDKQTIDDVDIYDLTAH encoded by the coding sequence ATGAGTACCTCCCCGACGGCTCGCGGGTTCGCCCGCGAGCCGCTTTCGGTCACCCTGCTGCTGGTCGGCACGGCCGTGGCCTACCTGATCAACCTGAGCTCCAACGGGTGGGCCAACTCGTTCTATTCGGCTGCGGTACAAGCAGGTTCGGTGTCTTGGAAGGCCGGTTTCTTCGGATCTTCCGACGCTGCCAACTCAATCACCGTAGACAAACCGCCCGCCTCGCTCTGGCTCATGGAACTGTCCGTGCGCGTATTCGGGCTGAGCAGCTGGAGCATCCTGGTGCCGCAGGTGCTGCTGGGCGTGGCATCCGTCGGCCTGCTGTATGTGACCGTTCGTCGATACTTCGGTCACGGCGCGGCTCTGCTGGCCGGGCTGGTGCTGGCCGTTACGCCGGTGGCAGTGTTGATGTTCCGATTCAACAACCCTGATGCCCTACTGGTGTTCCTGATGATCGCCGCCGTATGGGCGATGATGCGCGGCATCGAAGACGGGCGCACGCGATGGCTGCTGCTGGTCGGGGTGTTCGTCGGATTGGGGTTCCTGACCAAACAGCTACAGGTCCTGCTGGTCATCCCGCCCATTGCCGTCACGTACGCGATTGCCGGGCCCGTGCGCATCGGGAAACGGCTGGCTCAGCTGGCCGCATCGGCTGCGGCAGCGGTGGTTTCGGCGGGATGGTGGATCATCGCGGTCGAGTTGTGGCCGCCGGGTTCGCGGCCGTGGATCGGCGGATCTCCCGACAACTCGATTCTCGAGCTCACCCTGGGCTACAACGGCTTGGGCCGCATCAACGGGAACGAGACGGGAAGCGCCTCGGGTCCTCGCGAGGGGATGTACGGCTTCGGGGGGCACTTCGGGAGCGAACCCGGAATCGGCAGGCTGTTCCAGCCCGCGCTCGGCGGACAGATCGCCTGGCTGCTGCCTACCGCGCTGCTGCTGGCGGTTCTGGGGATAGTGCTGTTGCGCAAGAACTCCCGTAGTGACGCGCGGCGAGCCGTGCTCATCGTGTTCGGCGTATGGGTGCTCACCACGGGCATTGTGTTCAGCTACATGCAGGGCATCTTCCACCCCTATTATTCGATGGCACTGACCCCCGCGGTCGCCGCGCTGGTCGGTGCCGGTTCGGTACTGGGCTGGCAGGAACGTGAAAAACCTTGGGTGCGAGCTTGTCTCGCGGCTCTGCTGGTGCTCACCGCCGCGATGGCGTGGCTGCTTTTGGGGCGTTCGCCGGAATTCCAGCCGTGGCTGCGCTGGGTGATTGTGACTCTCGCCGTGCTGGGACTGATCGGTCTCGCGGTGCGTAGATACCCGAAGGCGGTGGTGGCCGCCGCGCTCATCGTGGCACTGGCAGGACCTGTCGCATACTCCGTGCAGACCATCGCCACCCCGCACAGCGGGGCGCTGCCCTCGGCCGGGCCGGAGGTGAAGGGCGACGGCTTCCCCGGCTTTCCGGATGCACAGTTCCCGGATATGCCCGAACGTAAGCATCGTCCCGAATTCGAAGCGGGATCCAAGCGCGGTGGCAGTCTGCTGGACGGTAGCGATCCCGGTCCCAATATCGTTGCCGCCCTCAACGACAACGCGGATCGCTATACCTGGGTAGCGGCGGCGATCGGCTCGAATCAGGCATCCGGATATCAGCTGGCCACTCGCCGGCCGGTGATGCCCATCGGTGGATTCAACGGAACCGATCCATCGCCCACCCTGGCGCAGTTCCAGCAGTATGTCGCCGACGGGCAGATCCACTACTTCATAGCGGGGAATCACGGCGGTGGGGGGTTCGGTGCGCCGGGCAGTGAAACCTCGAAGTCCATCCAGGACTGGGTCGAGAAGACCTTTGACAAGCAGACCATCGACGACGTCGATATCTACGATCTCACGGCGCACTAG